In the Neochlamydia sp. AcF84 genome, one interval contains:
- the pheT gene encoding phenylalanine--tRNA ligase subunit beta: protein MKISLNWLREYISIDLPPLEIAKALTSAGLEVEKIETLGEGFEGVVVAEVLTIEKHPEADKLCVAQVTDGQETYQVVCGASNCRPGIKTALARVGASLIDASGKRFKIKKSKLRGIESFGMLCAADELGLGDQEHEGIIELDSHTQVGTDLAILMADTLFEIGLTPNLGHCSSMIGVARELAAVLELPLILPEISFSEEPTLHTAELIKVAVQDKEKCLRYACRVIRDVKVGPSPDWLKKRLKASGIRSINNIVDITNYVFLECGQPLHAFDYDKISEHTIIVRTAKEGEFFTTLDEKDRLLSAEDLLIADKEKGIALAGIMGGRNSEVTLSTQHILLEAAYFERKSIRKTSKRLGLQTDSSKRFERGADPQAVLWALNRAAMLIQQLTLGKVAQGPLDIKEQVFAEKIVSCRLSKINGLLGTHLAVSEVETIFKRLSFIYTWNGEDNFCVTVPSYRVDVLSEVDLIEEVARIYGYDNIGRSPPMYKNATIPHAPLFLFERAIKERLIGEGLQEFITCDLIGASLLDTLNLQTNALETIKVLNPISVEQSTLRTSLLPGLLQLVKYNAAHQNHDIAGFEIGRIHYKEGEQYKDQSVIGIVLAGKASSQTWTTKEREFDFYDLKGMIENMLKELRVFNVSFKPNDLKTFHSGRQVAIFVDSLEIGSMGEIHPSICRHLDVQQRIYFAELNVYDLFSVRQEEYVMKDIPIYPGSQRDWTVTVKEEISFQHILDLVPISSKLLKSVKLLDIYRSEKLGAGLKNMTFRFLYRDDQKTLSQEEVDNEHACVLQETIIKL from the coding sequence ATGAAAATTTCATTGAACTGGTTACGCGAATATATCTCAATCGATCTGCCTCCTTTAGAAATTGCTAAGGCTTTGACCTCTGCAGGCCTCGAAGTGGAAAAAATAGAAACGCTAGGGGAGGGCTTTGAAGGGGTAGTCGTTGCTGAGGTCCTTACCATCGAAAAGCATCCTGAAGCAGATAAGCTGTGTGTAGCCCAAGTAACAGATGGCCAAGAGACCTATCAGGTGGTGTGTGGGGCCTCAAATTGCCGTCCCGGCATTAAAACAGCCTTAGCTCGCGTAGGTGCTAGCTTAATAGATGCTAGTGGCAAAAGATTTAAGATTAAAAAATCAAAGTTAAGAGGTATCGAATCTTTTGGCATGTTATGTGCTGCCGATGAGCTGGGCTTAGGTGATCAAGAACACGAGGGAATTATCGAGCTAGACAGCCACACGCAAGTGGGTACTGATCTAGCGATATTAATGGCGGATACTTTATTTGAAATTGGCCTTACCCCTAATCTAGGACATTGCAGTAGTATGATAGGTGTAGCAAGGGAATTAGCAGCTGTCTTAGAATTGCCTCTTATTTTACCTGAGATCTCCTTTTCTGAAGAGCCAACTTTACATACAGCGGAGTTAATAAAAGTTGCTGTGCAAGATAAGGAAAAATGCTTGCGCTATGCTTGTCGTGTGATAAGGGATGTTAAAGTAGGCCCGTCTCCCGATTGGTTGAAAAAGCGTTTGAAAGCTAGTGGCATTCGTTCCATTAACAACATCGTGGATATTACTAATTACGTGTTTTTGGAATGTGGACAGCCTTTACATGCTTTTGACTATGATAAAATCAGCGAACATACCATTATCGTTCGCACGGCCAAAGAGGGGGAATTTTTTACTACCCTTGACGAAAAGGATCGCCTGCTAAGCGCAGAAGATTTATTGATTGCTGATAAAGAAAAAGGGATTGCACTTGCTGGTATCATGGGGGGGAGAAATTCTGAAGTCACTCTTTCTACCCAACATATCTTGCTAGAAGCAGCTTATTTTGAAAGAAAATCCATTCGTAAAACAAGCAAACGTCTTGGCCTTCAAACAGATTCATCCAAACGTTTTGAAAGAGGTGCTGATCCGCAGGCTGTATTATGGGCTTTAAATCGTGCAGCCATGCTGATTCAACAGTTAACTTTAGGAAAAGTTGCTCAAGGGCCTCTCGATATTAAAGAGCAGGTGTTTGCTGAAAAGATAGTTAGCTGCCGTTTAAGTAAAATAAATGGCCTTCTAGGCACGCATCTAGCTGTAAGTGAGGTGGAAACTATATTTAAACGCCTAAGTTTTATTTATACCTGGAACGGAGAGGACAACTTTTGCGTGACAGTTCCCAGTTATCGCGTCGATGTGCTAAGCGAAGTGGACCTTATCGAAGAAGTTGCCCGTATTTATGGGTATGATAATATTGGCCGCTCTCCACCTATGTACAAGAATGCCACTATTCCTCATGCTCCTTTATTTCTTTTTGAAAGAGCCATTAAGGAGCGTTTGATAGGGGAAGGATTGCAAGAGTTTATCACTTGTGATCTGATTGGTGCTTCACTTTTAGATACTCTTAACCTACAAACAAATGCTTTAGAAACAATTAAAGTTTTAAATCCTATCTCTGTGGAACAGTCGACCTTAAGGACTTCATTGCTACCAGGCCTTTTACAACTGGTCAAATATAATGCTGCCCATCAAAATCATGATATAGCCGGATTTGAAATTGGTCGCATTCATTATAAAGAAGGAGAACAATATAAAGATCAATCGGTCATAGGCATCGTTTTAGCTGGAAAAGCTTCTTCTCAAACTTGGACGACTAAGGAACGAGAATTTGATTTTTATGATTTGAAAGGAATGATCGAAAATATGCTTAAGGAATTACGTGTGTTTAATGTTTCTTTTAAGCCAAATGATTTAAAAACTTTTCATTCAGGCCGCCAGGTAGCTATTTTTGTTGATTCTTTAGAGATCGGCTCAATGGGAGAAATTCATCCTTCCATTTGTAGACATCTAGATGTCCAGCAAAGGATTTACTTTGCTGAGTTAAATGTATATGATCTATTTAGTGTGCGCCAAGAAGAGTATGTGATGAAGGATATTCCTATCTATCCAGGCTCGCAAAGAGACTGGACAGTGACCGTAAAGGAGGAAATTTCCTTTCAGCACATTTTAGATCTTGTTCCTATATCGTCAAAGCTTCTTAAAAGTGTAAAGTTGCTAGATATTTATCGTAGTGAAAAATTAGGAGCCGGCTTAAAAAATATGACTTTTCGCTTTCTCTATCGAGATGACCAAAAGACTTTATCCCAGGAAGAAGTTGACAATGAGCATGCATGTGTCTTGCAAGAAACAATTATAAAATTATAA
- a CDS encoding nucleotidyl transferase AbiEii/AbiGii toxin family protein, producing the protein MNEQALKDRLQVISIEKGIHFNECWKKLLLERFLVRLSHSTYAPNFIFKGGSLLAYFLHIGRETTDLDFLLTNMKAGQEEAKQAIEQIAAIELKDGFSFKYAGIDILEQPHMDYSGYRVHLKATFGRMQDKIHIDVGIGDIVKPFSQDIYLFQYKGHPLFEEEVSLMVYPSETIFAEKLETVISKGTANSRMKDYHDLLLLIRDAKLINFKLLKDAITDTFKNRKRRLELLSFDKPGFKSLQKLWAAHLKNLGNIARELNLPKEMHSTIKEINAYIKQLGLT; encoded by the coding sequence ATGAACGAACAAGCATTAAAAGACCGCCTCCAGGTTATTTCCATAGAAAAAGGCATACATTTTAATGAATGCTGGAAGAAGCTTCTCCTTGAGCGCTTTTTAGTGCGGCTATCACATTCAACATATGCCCCAAATTTTATTTTTAAAGGAGGATCTCTTCTTGCCTATTTCTTGCATATAGGAAGGGAAACCACCGATCTTGATTTTTTACTTACCAACATGAAGGCCGGCCAAGAAGAAGCAAAACAAGCCATTGAGCAGATTGCTGCCATAGAGCTAAAAGATGGATTCTCTTTCAAGTATGCTGGTATAGATATTTTAGAGCAGCCGCATATGGATTATTCGGGCTATCGAGTGCATTTAAAAGCAACATTTGGCCGTATGCAAGATAAAATTCATATCGATGTCGGCATAGGAGATATAGTAAAGCCCTTTAGCCAAGATATTTATCTTTTTCAGTATAAAGGTCATCCTTTATTTGAAGAAGAAGTATCCTTAATGGTTTATCCTTCGGAAACAATTTTTGCTGAAAAGCTCGAGACGGTGATCTCCAAAGGAACGGCTAATAGCCGCATGAAGGATTATCATGACCTGCTCTTGCTAATACGCGACGCAAAACTCATCAATTTCAAACTCCTAAAAGACGCTATAACTGACACGTTTAAAAATCGGAAGAGAAGGCTTGAGCTTCTAAGTTTTGATAAACCAGGTTTTAAATCTCTTCAAAAGCTTTGGGCCGCACATTTAAAAAACCTTGGGAACATAGCGCGAGAGCTCAACCTTCCAAAAGAAATGCACAGCACTATAAAGGAAATAAATGCTTATATAAAACAGCTAGGCTTAACTTAA
- a CDS encoding type IV toxin-antitoxin system AbiEi family antitoxin domain-containing protein: MKKLTTLHSIHSLLTSPFFTVDQIKKLGISPARLAYYIKKKQIKRLSRGIYQSSNYQGSPEIFQWEDLIETVNSVPGGVICLISALAIYEMAEEIPRKHWIAISHSTSITREGSIKIVRFRNMELGKTELELGGIRLPIFDRERTIIDAFRLLSRETAIKALKMALFKKGNRIDLKRLQTYAKKLRFNIDPYLITATT; encoded by the coding sequence ATGAAAAAATTGACTACCCTTCACAGCATTCATTCACTTCTTACTAGCCCCTTCTTCACCGTAGATCAAATCAAAAAGCTAGGAATATCCCCTGCTCGTCTTGCTTACTATATAAAAAAAAAACAGATTAAACGCCTCAGCCGTGGTATTTATCAAAGCAGCAACTATCAAGGTTCACCAGAAATTTTTCAGTGGGAAGATCTTATCGAGACTGTAAATTCTGTACCAGGGGGAGTAATTTGTCTAATCTCTGCTTTAGCTATCTATGAGATGGCAGAGGAAATCCCGCGAAAACACTGGATTGCCATCTCCCATAGCACATCGATTACCAGGGAAGGGTCTATAAAAATCGTAAGATTTAGGAATATGGAACTTGGAAAAACAGAACTAGAGCTAGGAGGTATTCGACTTCCTATATTTGATCGCGAACGCACCATTATAGATGCTTTTAGACTTTTAAGCCGAGAAACTGCTATTAAAGCACTCAAAATGGCACTCTTTAAAAAAGGAAATAGAATAGATTTAAAAAGACTTCAGACCTATGCAAAAAAGCTTAGATTTAATATTGATCCTTACCTTATTACAGCTACCACATGA